In Epinephelus moara isolate mb chromosome 9, YSFRI_EMoa_1.0, whole genome shotgun sequence, a genomic segment contains:
- the thap1 gene encoding THAP domain-containing protein 1 → MVQTCSAYGCKNRYHKDKAISFHKFPLARPDVCGKWVAAMRRNNFKPTKYSNICSQHFTKDCFKRECNNRVLKENAVPSLFTFNLNIKSESLEDHFPSEIHFPLSLPLTSDPAEEQEEEEEEEEPRRNLLDTQCDTVAVSCDHNYTAEDSARQKKRIAQLLEQLGSLKKRLKTAQQKCRRQERQLKRLKAACETPRTCRKAPAACGEGYVIVPKHIYNQCWGNYFESIALQATNCFTVEEVELQQSYPREKSSLVN, encoded by the exons ATGGTTCAGACGTGCTCAGCGTACGGTTGTAAAAACCGCTACCATAAAGATAAAGCCATTTCCTTTCACAA GTTTCCTCTGGCACGCCCAGATGTTTGCGGCAAATGGGTGGCGGCAATGAGGAGGAACAACTTCAAGCCGACAAAGTACAGCAACATCTGCTCGCAGCACTTCACCAAAGACTGCTTCAAGAGAGAGTGCAACAACAGAGTGCTGAAGGAGAACGCTGTGCCATCACTCTTCACCTTTAATCTCAACATCAAG TCAGAGTCCCTTGAGGATCACTTCCCCTCTGAGATCCactttcctctctccctgcctctgacctctgacccagCAGAAgaacaggaggaagaggaggaggaggaggaacccAGGAGGAACCTGCTTGACACCCAGTGCGACACAGTGGCGGTCTCTTGTGACCATAACTACACAGCAGAGGACTCTGCTCGGCAGAAGAAGCGCATTGCGCAGCTGTTGGAGCAGTTGGGAAGTCTGAAGAAGAGGCTGAAGACGGCGCAGCAGAAGTGCCGGCGGCAGGAGAGACAACTTAAGAGGCTGAAGGCGGCATGTGAAACACCAAGGACCTGCCGCAAGGCGCCAGCAGCGTGTGGAGAGGGATACGTGATTGTaccaaaacacatttacaaccaGTGCTGGGGAAACTACTTTGAAAGCATCGCTTTGCAAGCTACCAATTGTTTCACAGTGGAAGAAGTTGAACTACAGCAAAGCTACCCTCGGGAGAAATCTAGTTTGGTTAACTAG